One window from the genome of Elaeis guineensis isolate ETL-2024a chromosome 5, EG11, whole genome shotgun sequence encodes:
- the LOC105044935 gene encoding S-adenosylmethionine synthase has protein sequence MLLLFDSRVHPESQDKAVEKLGVALVPIFFSYLTTKMANTDTFLFTSESVNEGHPDKLCDQISDAVLDACLEQDPDSKVACETCTKTNMVMVFGEITTKANVDYEKIVRDTCRGIGFTSDDVGLDADHCKVLVNIEQQSPDIAQGVHGHFTKRPEEIGAGDQGHMFGYATDETPELMPLSHVLATKLGARLTEVRKNGTCPWLRPDGKTQVTVEYRNDHGAMVPIRVHTVLISTQHDETVTNDEIAADLKEHVIKPVIPEQYLDEKTIFHLNPSGRFVIGGPHGDAGLTGRKIIIDTYGGWGAHGGGAFSGKDPTKVDRSGAYIARQAAKSIVANGLARRCIVQVSYAIGVPEPLSVFVDTYGTGKIPDKEILKIVKENFDFRPGMIIINLDLKRGGNGRFLKTAAYGHFGRDDTDFTWEVVKPLKGEKPAA, from the exons ATGCTCCTCCTCTTCGACTCCCGTGTCCACCCGGAGTCCCAGGACAAAGCGGTTGAGAAGCTTGGGGTTGCTTTGGTGCCTATCTTCTTCTCGTATCTTACAACAAAG ATGGCCAACACCGACACCTTCCTTTTCACCTCTGAATCTGTGAACGAGGGACACCCTGACAAGCTCTGCGACCAGATCTCAGATGCTGTGCTTGATGCCTGCCTAGAACAGGATCCCGACAGCAAGGTTGCTTGTGAGACCTGTACCAAGACGAACATGGTCATGGTCTTTGGAGAGATCACCACCAAGGCAAATGTCGACTATGAGAAGATCGTCCGCGACACCTGCCGCGGTATTGGGTTCACTTCCGATGATGTTGGCCTTGATGCCGATCACTGCAAGGTGCTTGTCAACATTGAGCAGCAGTCTCCTGACATTGCCCAGGGTGTTCATGGCCATTTCACCAAGCGCCCTGAGGAGATTGGTGCTGGTGATCAGGGTCACATGTTTGGTTATGCAACCGATGAGACCCCAGAGTTGATGCCCCTCAGCCATGTCCTCGCCACCAAGCTTGGCGCCCGCCTCACTGAGGTCCGCAAGAATGGCACCTGCCCGTGGCTGAGGCCTGATGGCAAGACCCAGGTGACCGTTGAGTACCGCAATGACCATGGCGCCATGGTCCCTATCCGAGTCCACACCGTCCTCATCTCGACCCAGCATGATGAGACTGTTACCAATGATGAGATTGCTGCTGACCTCAAGGAGCATGTCATCAAGCCCGTCATCCCTGAGCAATACCTTGATGAGAAGACCATCTTCCACCTCAATCCATCTGGTCGTTTTGTCATCGGTGGACCTCATGGTGATGCAGGGCTCACCGGGCGCAAGATCATCATTGATACCTATGGTGGCTGGGGAGCCCATGGTGGTGGTGCCTTTTCTGGCAAGGATCCCACAAAGGTCGACCGGAGTGGTGCCTACATCGCGAGGCAGGCAGCCAAGAGCATCGTTGCCAATGGGCTTGCTCGCCGTTGCATTGTGCAGGTATCTTATGCCATTGGTGTGCCAGAGCCTCTGTCAGTGTTTGTGGATACCTATGGCACAGGCAAGATTCCCGACAAGGAGATCCTGAAGATTGTGAAGGAGAATTTTGATTTCAGGCCTGGAATGATCATCATCAACCTTGACCTGAAGAGGGGTGGAAACGGCAGGTTCCTGAAGACAGCAGCTTACGGGCATTTCGGCAGGGATGACACCGACTTCACCTGGGAGGTGGTGAAGCCCCTCAAGGGGGAGAAACCCGCTGCCTAA